The proteins below are encoded in one region of Planctopirus limnophila DSM 3776:
- a CDS encoding ArsR/SmtB family transcription factor produces MLESLRQFKAGIFQALGHPTRVAVVEFLSHGEMSVGVLCEKIGVEQANISQHLAILRNKHIVETRRDGNQIFYRLRDPLLGEVLEKMREYFFAHLGEVMEMMQEEKKGAKKSEQKARR; encoded by the coding sequence ATGTTGGAGTCGCTGCGGCAATTCAAGGCGGGGATTTTTCAGGCACTTGGCCACCCGACACGAGTCGCTGTTGTCGAGTTTCTGAGTCACGGCGAGATGTCGGTCGGCGTGCTCTGCGAAAAGATCGGTGTGGAACAGGCCAACATCTCTCAGCACCTGGCCATCCTGCGAAACAAACACATCGTTGAAACCCGCAGGGATGGCAATCAGATCTTCTACCGCCTTCGCGACCCCCTGTTGGGTGAGGTGTTGGAGAAAATGCGGGAGTATTTCTTCGCCCACCTCGGTGAAGTGATGGAGATGATGCAGGAAGAGAAAAAGGGAGCGAAAAAGTCCGAACAGAAAGCCAGGCGATGA